ACTTCCTCAACCTTTTGAGTTTGGAGAGTTGAAGCAAAGATTATTTGGGTGAACCAAAGCTGTAGAAAAAATAGAGAAGCAAAGAGAGTCACGATCAAAAACCTAACATAGTTTTCAAGCTCACAAACATTAGTTGACCATAGAGTAGAACATGAAAAGAACAAATAAACTTTACTAGACTAAGATCACTCTTCAGGATCAAAAGGTTTGTTGTCAAAATCTTCTCTGTCTTGTGTATAACATGGGattttaaaaacagaaccaaaacagagaagatttTGACAACAGACCTTTTGATAGAACACCAAAGGAACAAATCAATCGACGTGTGCCTTAGCTCAACCTCAGATTCTTCAGAGCACAAAACCTTTTTCTCGGATCCAACGAAAAGCTCGAGACGAAATCAAATCTAACAATCAAAGGGCTCCCTTCAGGTTTGAGAGACTCCAAAATCGAATCTTTGGCTTCCAAAATTGTCGACTTGGGTATTGATTCATGAACAAGAGGGAATCAAAAGTTCAGTACTTTTCTGGAAAGCTTCGTCTCTGATCTCTCGCTTTCTTGTTCTCTCTCTGTTCTCATAGGTGTGgtcaattttttatttgattttgggtATTTCCAAATAACAGGTACAATGGTGGGATTTGTGTAACGATAGTTTTgactgaaaataacaaaaaaaatagtttcaaatccatttcataaagtttttcttttaaaattgtttatcaTTGAATAACAGTAGATTTGATTTACTTTTAGTAAATTGTTAATTGAATAACAGTGGATTACAAGTGATTTTAAGCTACTTTAGATAAATATCATATTCAATAACACaggatttgaagaaaaaaatagaaatcattaGTTGAATAACAGgagattttaaagaaataccaAAACACTTAAAAATCCTCAATTCAATACACCCCCCTTAGAAATGAAAATTGTAAGACTGATTGACAAAATCAGACTGACTATtagtttatttagtttataGGCTTTTGAATAGTTTGATACTGCATGTCGCAGTTATAactaatgaaaaatattttaagcaatAAAAATTGTAaggataattaaaaaaaattgattgacaattaattttttaatgattGCTTAGTTTGTTATGTTGAAAAGATGTATTTGAGCTTGTTACCAATTATTCATTGATGAATGATTTTAAGATCTGGATTcttatagaaaatattacataaagTAATTTTCTGTTGATTTTGTTCAAACAACAACTTTATGTAATATTTTCCATAagaataagataatattttttttagaaagtcctatgtaaatatatggtcctattaaaattataaattaataatttatctatatatatgttttatgtaaGTACAAATTAAACATTATATTGTTGGTTTTTTATTCACAATGAATTatctctaactttcttaaaatttcaatatattttaatgatatttagtgaaactatatctaaaatcacatttgaattctatgaaacataaaaatatgcACAACAAAATATAGTAAATCAATATGGAAGTctaatttctaaaattaattaatgtatatacaataaaatcaactattttgaattctataaataaaaatagaaaaaaaactaaaaaagaagtttttataaattaataactttataaattaataaaatattatagtcccaacatttttaatttataaagtttttactgTATAgatatttctttgttttttgtaatcacattattttgataaaaatatttttataaagtatacaaacaaaaaaagttaaatttgCATACATATCTTAAGTACTggaaatatatttctttttcaaatgTTGAAGTGTGTTGATGAGTTTCGACTATAAGAGGGTCATACAAAAATCttagtaataatatttttagataaaaaaaagtcCAAAACAGAATTTAGGttattgaattaaaatttagaagattgtgttctattttatatactttCAAAACAACATAATCATGTACTTTTAAATCATGACCATTTTGGACATAGTCAAATgaacttataaaattttaaggtTATAGACCATAGTTTAGAGCctcaaaaatttaataaaagtaaTTTACATAAACGTACATTCTGAAATTATAACTCTTAAAATTAAATTCTTTGTAAATTAATTATAGCCCGTCCATGATTTACAGTGGATCAAATCACAGAAACCCATCAGTTCTACTATATATTTGTCATCCAGAATCTTTTCTTTTGCGGTATGGAAATTAGATATTATTGTATAGCTAAATATGAGAATCCAAATAACCTTTTATAACAAAGAAAAACTAAAGtgaaaatcaaaatcatataaaattgaaaCTAAATGTTGATGAGTAAGAGCACCGTCGCAATAACATCCATTGGACTAATAATCATCATCACAGTAAACTTACAAAGCatcaaagtttcacaaaacaCATTCTTAATAACATACATAGACTTGACTATCAGAACTAGCGGAACAGGCAACTGATGATAAAACTCTATGATTGTTAAATACCTCAACAGCTACTTCATTCAGCTGAGAGAGGGATTGGTTTCACAGCGCTTTGAATCCGATGAAAAGCTACTCTCACTCTTTCTTTTAGACCTTCATGCTCACCCTCTACATCTCCACTCTCTTTATCAAGATGAGCGACATTGCCATCGACACTAATCACCAGCTTCCCATTCTCTCCAAGTTTCACATCCCCAAAGAGCGACACAAGAAGAGCATATATCACTTTTTCCACTTTTTTCCCATTCTCTTCTTCGGATTTCACAGCAACTTCTTCCTCCGCAACGATCTTGGGGACTTCCCGGCTGATGTTGAGAACCAGAGCCACAATGGAGTCTGAAACCATGTCACTTATTGGATCAGATGACCACTGAAGCGAGATGTGCTTCTCTGACTCTTGCTTCACAGTTACTCTTTCGTGTACTTTCAGCGCTGGAAGACCAGTTTCCTCGTCCGTTGAAGATTCAACGGACTCGAAAATCTTCCCGAGGCGATGTGTTATCACACCGAAAGCTCCAGAGAAAGGGATAGTTATCCGCTGAGTAACAGTTGCTGTCGATAGCTGTGAGAAAACATGGAGATCATCAGGTGCCATTATCTGATAAGTGAAACCTTTCTTCACCAGAATTCCACTCACTGAATCTCCAACATCAGGTGTCTTCTCAGCCAATCTCCCAATGGTTTTCGCCATTTTCTCAGAGTTGAAGTACATTTCAACCGACTCACAGTTCTTCGGATTCATGATCCTCGTGTTTCCATCAGGAAACTCAGTAAAGAGTTTCTGTTTGAGCCTCATCATCTCGTTAGCTTCACCGTGGACAAGGATGATGTTTGGTGGCATGAGCTCTTTCAAGAAAGTGCTCGTCTGCGCATAGTCTGCGTGAGCAGAGAAGGAGATGTAGTGCACCTGCATGTTGAGAGGAGCAGTAAGACCGTTCATAAGAGTCACCTCCTTGGGCTCATTGATTATCGTTTTCGCCAGTGTACCTTCCACCATATAACCAGGTATGATACAAGCGTTTCTCTTATCCGAACACCAGATGTCAAAGAGCTGCCTCGAGAAACCGCTTTGAAGACCACCAGGACTAGCCATAACCACAGACGGACCAACATCTCTGAAATCATCGATGCTGTTCAGCGCAGATATGTGCTTGAACACAAAGGGATTAGAATTCGCAAACTGGTTGCGGATCCTGTCGTTCATGGATAAAATGTAGGTCTGGTAAACAGCCATACACTTTTTGGCGAGCGGTGACGCATAGTAGATAGGGATGTTGTGTAGATCAGGGTGGTTGGCCCAGTACTCATCTAGAATCAAGAGGAGTTCCTGCGCACGGCCGAGGGCAAAAGCTGGGATCAGGACACGACCGCCCTGGGCAACTGTCGAATGGATAACATCGGTGAAGCGTTTCTCCCTGATGTGACGAGACTGATGAAGCTGGACGCCGGAAGTGGATTCAATGATGCATATGTCAGGGGAGAATTGAGGAAGCTCAGCTGCTCTTAGATGTCGGTCTTCCTCACGGGAATAGTCGCCTGTGTAGAGGATCCGGACACCAGCAATGTCCACCATGAACATGGCTGCACCCAAAACATGGCCTGCCGTGTAGCACCAGAACTTAATGCCGTTCACTTCAACCGTTTGATGGAAATCAATAACCTGGACAGGAATTAGACATAAATATTAGCTGATCATTTCTCTGAAACCGATGGAAAACGTTTTAAATTCAAGCATAACCCAATGGACTGATCAAAGCGAGAACAagaaccatatatatatgttatcaaTGATTTAAACATGCAAGAAGACTAAAAGATGCGCACACTACATGTTCAGATGACAAGTGTGTGATCCTTTGTAGGATTCTAAGAAGTAAACTTAAACATAGGAAAATTTCCAATGCAGCTAAAGACAAAGCAAGAATAAGGTGCAGTAGAGACCTCAATTTTATCCATGGATTTGTTGATGTCATGTTCATCGAACAACATGTCTTCCACAGAAACCTTGCTGACTTTAACATAATCTGTAAGCAGCAACTTGTAGATAGCCTTGGTAGCATGCGTCATGAAAACTCTTCCTTTGAATGTAGTCTGATCAAACAAATACCAATGTGTATTAGTTCCAGCTAAAGTTTAATCCATGGAGTAAGAGAAACAAAACCTTCTCTAGAAAATAAGGAAGGGATGCTGCATGATCCAAATGAAAGCTGCAACAGAAAGCATGCATCACATCACATCAACcaacaagcattaaaaaaaggcaatcaaacatcaaatctgAGGGAGGAAAGTGAACATACTGAGTAATCAAGAGGACATCAATGGTGGAAGGATCAATCTCATCGAAGTAAGGCAAGGCAGCCATTCCCGAGTAGGCAGGATTGATCCCACAATCGAACTGCAAAAAAGGATAAAGACATaagcaaaagcaaaagcaaaagcaaagagTGAAGGTGGAAAGTGGACCAGAATGGTTTTGCCGCGGAAGGACATGTAAACGCAGGAACGACCGACTTCGTTACCGGCGCCTAAAGGAGTGACGATAAGCTGATCTCCTTCTCGCGACATTGGCTGCTGCTCTCTCCTTTTCAGAGATGTCGAAGACGATGCCATTTTCTCgatttctttctcttcttctctcctccTCTAGAGAGAGATATAACAACACTCCGAGATGAAATTGAGCACATCTATtgaatctctaaaccctaataaTGTTTGgcgaataaaaaaaattaaaaaagaggagagaaaagaaaaacgcAGAGGCAGTCGAACCCACGACCTTCTGATCCGAAGTCAGACGCGCTAATCCACTGCGATATGCGGTCATTACTGTCGAGTGCTCAAAGGTTAATATTTAATTCTAAACATTAAGAAGACTAGAAAAAGGTGATTTCTATACCGACAATACCCTTGTGTTGAGTCTTATAAAGAATACAAAACCGGTCACATTGTTAAAAACATTCAAGGGTATTTTGTCAAAATACTAAAACATCtggtatcttttttttttttgggggtgTCGACACATTCAATTATATCACCCCTTTGTGACCCTTACCTTCCTTCCACTTCCGCCGCCCGTAGGTCGTCGCTGCATCAAGTTTCCGTCCGTTCATTCTCAAGTTAGTTTCCTTCCAATTctacctctcttttttttttttttaatttctcttaTTTTTCCTTATTCGAATATACCCttacgagagagagagatcgatcCGTCTCCGCCTCTCCTTCCGTGATTCAAGATCTCTCGTATAGCTCTCAACATTCGATTTCAATTGTCTTCTTGCGTTACGCTTAGAATAAGTACAAACCCTTTATATTCATTAATTCATCTTTGTAATTTCAGGTGATATAGTTTAAAAGCCGAAGCAATGGTTGATTTAGATGACTTGCTTTTGGAAGCTGCTGGGAGAACAAACGCAGCTCCTCCTTCTAGGTCCCGTCCTCCTTCGAGGAGACGTGAAGGTTCTTACTCCGATGGTGGCAGCGATTCAAACTCTGATGCAGATTGTGGCTATCCATCAAGTAGAAAGCCTTCTGCTTCTCAAGTTCCTTTAAAGAAGAGACTAGAGGCAGAGAGAGATGCCACATCTGATCCTGAAGGTGTCAGCAGCGACGACGAGGACTCTGATTTCGGTGACGACCTTTACAAGAACGAGGAGGACAGGCAGAAGCTTGCTGGGATGACTGAGTTTCAGAGGGAGATGATTCTCGCCGAACGCGCTGACAAGAAAGGTGACAAGAGCTTCACTGAGAAGCTTAGGTCCAAGAGGGAAAACGACAAGACAACCACCACCCCTGTTTCCCTAAAGAACACTCACCCTCCTCCTGCCTCTCGCGGTGTTCGCTCTTCTGCTAGATCTGCTGACAGAGCCGCTGCAAAGGATGATGCTTTGAACGAGCTGAGGGCTAAGCGTATGAAGCAGCAGCAGGACCCTGCTGCTCTCAGGAAGCTCAGGGATGCATCCAAAGGTGGTTCAGGTAGCAGAGATTTCTCCTCGATGAAGAGGAAACATTTAGCTAGCTCAAGTGATAGTGATAGGTCTCAGAGTGACGATGAAGGCTCCAATGGAGGAATGGTCGACAGTGATGACGACAGGTCAGATGTGCCTACGTATGAGGATATTAAGGAGATTACTATTAGGCGGTCTAAGCTTGCTAAATGGTTTATGGAGCCTTTCTTTGAGGAGCTCATCGTTGGTTGCTTTGTGAGAGTTGGGATTGGAAGGTCGAAGAGTGGTCCCATTTACAGACTCTGCATGGTGAAGAATGTTGATGCAGCTGATCCGGACAAGGCGTACAAGCTAGAGAACAAGACTACACACAAGTACCTTAACGTGTTCTGGGGTAATGAAACCTCTGCTGCTCGTTGGCAAATGGCGATGATCTCAGATGGGCATCCTGTGGAGGAAGAGTACAGGCAATGGATCAGAGAGGTTGAGAGAACAAATGGTCGCCTGCCTTCAAAGGAAGATGTATCAGAGAAGAAGGAAGCGATCAAAAGAATCAACAGCTTTGTCTACTCGGCGGAGACTGTTAAGCAGATGTTGCAGGAGAAAAAATCAGCCTCGGTGAGGCCGATGAATATTGCAGCAGAGAAAGATCGGCTTAGAAAAGATTTGGAGATTGCGGAGAGCAAAAACGATAGAGCTGGTGTAGAGAGGATCAAAGCTAAGATCAAGCAGCTCGATGCCTCACGGAATAAGAAAGGTGTAGATAAAAAAGCACTCAAACTCTTCGAGATGAACAAGAAGAACAGAGCCGAGAATTTCAAGAACGCATCAGAGGTGAAATCAATCACTGCTAGTCTCAAGGCTGGTGAAGCTGGGTATGATCCGTTTTCAAGGAGGTGGACACGCTCATCAAACTACTACAATGGTAAAAACAGTGGGAAAGACGGAGGAGAGAACGAAGCCGCAGCTGCAGCAGCAGCAGCGGTTGAGGCCAATGAAGCAGATGCAGGCGGTGTTGAAGCGACAGAAGCAGCTTTAGAAGCGGCTGCAGAGGCAGGGAAGCTGATAGACACAAGAGCTCCAATAGGTCAAGGAGCGGAACACAATCTGATGCATAACTTTGAGTTGCCTTTATCCTTAACGGCATTGCAGAAGTATGGAGGACCTCAGGGAGTACAGAAAGCATTCATGGCGAGGAAACAGGTGACAGAAGCAACAGTGGGATGCAGGGTTGTTGAGAACGATGGTAAGAGACATGGACTTACGTTAACTGTTAGTGATTACAAGAGAAGGAGAGGTCTTCTCTGATTATTGGATTATGTCTCTCAAGGTCTTTTCAGtgtttcatcatcttcttgttAAAACTGCTgcttgattttctttctttttgtttgtacTCAAAATGCTTAGagcaatttgttttttttttccctaaaATACTTTTGTATTTGTTTCTTATGTGAACTCTCCTGATTAGTGTATGACTGCATGAGATTAGAAATCAAGTTTGATGCCAGTCTTGAATTTAGATGGCTCAGAAGATTTTACAGAGCGTCAGCGAATGAGAGTGAGGTGAATTGGTCAAGGAAGAGGCTTATGCATTTGCGTAAACATAGCTTTGCTGTTCATCTTTGGAACAGAGAGAGTAAGAAGCTTAGGATTGAAGAAGGAAGCATCATTCACCAACTCATGTCTGAATCTTGTATCTTTTGTACAATTTAGTTATTAAGAGACCATATAAAGTAAGTTTCTacaggggagagagagagaaagacgaACACAAAAGTCTATTCTGTGTGACAGTGTGTGTATTTTATCAACTTAGTCAATACTTACaagcaatgtttttaaacccgacccggacactgAACCGGACGACTTACCGGGTCGCTGGGTCACTGGGTCGACCGCGGGTGAACCGCGGGTTAatacatgaattaattttattatataataatatattagctatgaaaataaatatataaaaacaaaagttttatattttcttaatgttttttaaaacataaaataatagtttcgaTATGTATATACtatgtttaaaaagtatttaacaaatacttaactttagtttttatatttttattttcatttgacatgcaaaatatgaaaaaaaatagtttagactatttaaaattttctgtaacaaagtaagagttatgacatctaaaaaaatcaagatataaaactcacaaatatttaaatatataatttcaataataaattaacttcaaattcaaaataactaaaagtaaaagatcattgtaataaattgtcaataacagaaataaactaacaccaaatcatatcaactaattttggttttcTCTATCATCGTTCACTTCATTTTTTTAGGTGGCATAGTgaaaaatcttcatcaaaatctaaaaattataaatataaaactgaaaagggaAAACctaaccctttttttttgtcagcacctaactttttaattgaaaacttagaatataaaacataatctaaaaactaaaaaagaagtaaaagttatttattggttcaaccggcggttcaaccggtatcgggTTCCGGGGTTTAGtgggtttttgcgggtttttatgggtttttgcgggtttttaaatattgggtttttcaTAAAACCCAAACCGGATTTTTTCTGGGTCACCGGGTTTACCGGTTTAACCGCGGGTCtgggtcgggtttcaaaacactgctTACAAGCTACTCATTCGAATACTCCGATCTCTAGGAACCTCATAATAGTCTTTGGCCCTTGTCAAGCACACGTAGTAAAGCTCGGAGGCAATCCCTGTTTATGAACGCAGCTCCAGTCCCCAAACACGCTTTTCCTTAAAGATCGAGAAGAAGGAGCAGTGTTCCCAAAGTAGACATGGTACTTGGTGTGGTAAGCGTTTCGCACAGATCCGGCAAGTAAACACACCTCTGCTATGAAGAAGAAGACCCTGCACAAGTCAGAACAAGATATCGTTTGCAGTTGACCAACTAGAGCAGAAGTGAAAATCACCACTAAAAACAATCAACCATATATACAAGGGAACGTTTAGTTCTTAATTTGATCTTAGAGAGTTAAGTTAGTAGTTCTGAACTCGAGGACGGTAGTCTAAATCTCCATTGCACACATCTATGTCAAGTAGAAGCTTAGAGCATGCAGGCTTCAACTATTTCCATTTTACTCGCAAGAATAATGTAATGAATGATATCTTCATCATTTATGGATTATTATACAAgagataattaattatttttaccagGTGGTGATGAAAAGAACAATAGGATAGGATCTAGACCCACTTAGTGCTAAGCGATATCGGCTCGCCACCATTATGAAGAGCTGACTACTTGCCACTATAAGGTCAACAAAGAACCTATTCCGAGACCAGTTGCTATATctttctcacacacacacaGTAGCTTGAATCTCCTGATTCATTAACAACTTGCCACTATCACCAAAAGGCAACACAAACAAATATCAGGAAGAACACAATACAAGAACCACAGGTAACATTTGAACAAAATACTTAGAAGCAACAATAATCAAATCATATTTacgagagagagacagagaggaCCAACGGTGGTTCTTCTCTGTTCGGCAGCAACGGCAAGACCAAAAGCTGTGAGATCAAACACAAACACTAGAAACAGTAGCAACACAGAAGCCATAGCAGCCAAAGTCGAATAAATCAAAATCCTAGACCCAGATAaataatctcttccttttcttctACCTCTACGTGTACTTGAACTTCATCGACACAGTTTCTGGTGAGGAAACTGTTGGAAAACTTTGTAGCAAGTGTTTTGTAACAACGTGTttgaacagagagagagagggagggagagtgttgggaaaaataaaatatattttcctttataaaaaaattccttatatattaattgacaaACATTACACCATTATTTTGTAACCATGTGTTACCACgagaataaaattcaaaatttttaaaaaataagttggtccatcttaaattatattatattttttattaaactaactattaatttgataaatagtgtacaaaagaatattcttgcacttttcttaaataacatCTACGGATTtgtctaatatgattaacgtatatatgacaattaatgattatgaataataaatatttaataataatttttgtatcttagctctttttgtttaattttatattattaaaagatattaaacaaccacattaaccatataataaaaacaaattcttatatgttatattttgaattttgaaaacgactataaattaccaAAAACGTTAAATGactcacactaaaattttgtgatcaacggtttaactttttttggtaataacaagatacaataaatgatcataaatcgtatgaatatagtctcatttactagatattcatattatatattaatatagtttaaaattaaactatataacatagaaaatacttaaatatgataatttctaaatttgtattgaaaaagtattgaaaccttaatatttaaattttgaaatttgcattcaaaaaatcgcacattagaaattttgtgtttatcacaTGAGTataaattctcaataataaatatttatattaaaatatataatatatctatatctttgtcattgaaatttagttatataccatataaaataaataaaatgattgtttttatttatttacaaaaaaatatcgtaaataaacaagatgtattattttgatttatgtgtttagtctaatttaattatatacataatacctaaattaatacaaataaataataaaggataaaagttatttttatatataacattcatcccGCGCAATTGTGCGGATCTTAAGCTAGTT
The Brassica napus cultivar Da-Ae chromosome A1, Da-Ae, whole genome shotgun sequence DNA segment above includes these coding regions:
- the LOC106406377 gene encoding cleavage and polyadenylation specificity factor subunit 3-I produces the protein MASSSTSLKRREQQPMSREGDQLIVTPLGAGNEVGRSCVYMSFRGKTILFDCGINPAYSGMAALPYFDEIDPSTIDVLLITHFHLDHAASLPYFLEKTTFKGRVFMTHATKAIYKLLLTDYVKVSKVSVEDMLFDEHDINKSMDKIEVIDFHQTVEVNGIKFWCYTAGHVLGAAMFMVDIAGVRILYTGDYSREEDRHLRAAELPQFSPDICIIESTSGVQLHQSRHIREKRFTDVIHSTVAQGGRVLIPAFALGRAQELLLILDEYWANHPDLHNIPIYYASPLAKKCMAVYQTYILSMNDRIRNQFANSNPFVFKHISALNSIDDFRDVGPSVVMASPGGLQSGFSRQLFDIWCSDKRNACIIPGYMVEGTLAKTIINEPKEVTLMNGLTAPLNMQVHYISFSAHADYAQTSTFLKELMPPNIILVHGEANEMMRLKQKLFTEFPDGNTRIMNPKNCESVEMYFNSEKMAKTIGRLAEKTPDVGDSVSGILVKKGFTYQIMAPDDLHVFSQLSTATVTQRITIPFSGAFGVITHRLGKIFESVESSTDEETGLPALKVHERVTVKQESEKHISLQWSSDPISDMVSDSIVALVLNISREVPKIVAEEEVAVKSEEENGKKVEKVIYALLVSLFGDVKLGENGKLVISVDGNVAHLDKESGDVEGEHEGLKERVRVAFHRIQSAVKPIPLSAE
- the LOC106406293 gene encoding protein RTF1 homolog: MVDLDDLLLEAAGRTNAAPPSRSRPPSRRREGSYSDGGSDSNSDADCGYPSSRKPSASQVPLKKRLEAERDATSDPEGVSSDDEDSDFGDDLYKNEEDRQKLAGMTEFQREMILAERADKKGDKSFTEKLRSKRENDKTTTTPVSLKNTHPPPASRGVRSSARSADRAAAKDDALNELRAKRMKQQQDPAALRKLRDASKGGSGSRDFSSMKRKHLASSSDSDRSQSDDEGSNGGMVDSDDDRSDVPTYEDIKEITIRRSKLAKWFMEPFFEELIVGCFVRVGIGRSKSGPIYRLCMVKNVDAADPDKAYKLENKTTHKYLNVFWGNETSAARWQMAMISDGHPVEEEYRQWIREVERTNGRLPSKEDVSEKKEAIKRINSFVYSAETVKQMLQEKKSASVRPMNIAAEKDRLRKDLEIAESKNDRAGVERIKAKIKQLDASRNKKGVDKKALKLFEMNKKNRAENFKNASEVKSITASLKAGEAGYDPFSRRWTRSSNYYNGKNSGKDGGENEAAAAAAAAVEANEADAGGVEATEAALEAAAEAGKLIDTRAPIGQGAEHNLMHNFELPLSLTALQKYGGPQGVQKAFMARKQVTEATVGCRVVENDGKRHGLTLTVSDYKRRRGLL